Proteins encoded within one genomic window of Argiope bruennichi chromosome 7, qqArgBrue1.1, whole genome shotgun sequence:
- the LOC129976528 gene encoding uncharacterized protein LOC129976528, whose protein sequence is MVDRQIHDEQPTDITSTAFGVLRRVIILAALCYFGTWIYAICAEDVKSWKALNFHIVMLGFILILLGFSCFYELKKFRFIQRIFERRSTRDSYDVNAEYN, encoded by the exons atggtTGATCGACAAATCCACGATGAACAACCG actgATATCACATCCACAGCATTTGGTGTTCTTCGTCGTGTGATAATATTGGCTGCTCTTTGTTATTTTGGAACATGGATTTATGCGATATGTGCTGAAGATGTCAAGAGTTGGAAAGCACTTAATTTTCATATCGTCATGTTGGGCTTTATACTCATACTTCTAGGTTTTAGTTGCTTCTAT gaattgaagaaatttcgattcattcaaagaatttttgaaagacGGTCGACCAGAGATTCGTACGATGTAAATGCTGAATATAATTAA